The DNA segment ACTAAGTCTTGAGAAACAAATTTAGAAGTATAACTCATTTAACAACAACTAATTTAGGACTTGTTGCGTTAGTAATATATTTGAGATGAGAGAATCCTTCTAAAACACCATAATTTTCAAGAGACAATGATTCATTTTTATTGTAGCAAATCATATGATTCATGGATATCCTCCAAAGATGACATATCAACAAAAATATCATCTTGAAATCTTGAACAAATTCCTGTATTTTCAAcgtattttttaaacttttgacCAAGAAGATATTCAGCCTCCACTTGGTCAATGACAACTTCAACAAGAATATCAAAATCAATAGTAGTTCTCTCAACTTACTACCCATGCATTAGGAATGTGTACATAACCTTGaataattattggtatctaaagtagtttttattattaataaaaaaactataaaataattctaaattgatatctaatatgtagctaattagataacaatccagacattattttataaattttattaataatataaactattttagatatcaataatttatttttaatctctaaaatattatttaatttagttaatatatatagattaattattttttgtctctaaaatttatttttatttaatgattttcttgtagtgattacataaatgtaaaattttataaaaaagagaCAAAGTTATCTATATATCACTTTATAGGGTTTTTTCCCTTTTGCACCTATAGTATCatttattcttataaaaaaaacttgattacacaaaaaaaaaagttaaaaggttagttaattatttgattaaacatatataattgcaataaaaatataaaatacattttaaatatcCCATATGTATACATacaatatatattgtttttagaGATTAATATTAAGTTTGAATTTAAACACTAACCCTAACACCTTATACATATATGAtatatgatttgtttgatgctCTATGTTCTTTATGCAATTCATTTATTTCACACTTTTTTCTTCTACTTAGGATTTTGTGATAAGCAATTCTTGTGATATCCACGCATGTTCTACAAAACATAAAtaagtaaacaaataaaaagacATTATGAGATTTATGTAAGTCCTAAGAACACAAATATCCCCTATATTTCCTtatcttaaaattataaaagtttaaaaaaaaataaaaatctgtgtgcttatataattaatttgaaaaaaaaagacaaaacgAAAAGGTGTGATAAGGTAGTTAATTAATAcattagagattaaaataattattatggtTCATAGgttatttattatgtaatttttttatcttctactatatttatatactatagcttttttttttatcagtacaTACTAGTTTTTGCTAAATGTGATAAATTacgttattaataaataattttttgttttgttcatttttggtatatttttttatttccacaAGAACATAATCATGGATAAGAGTTTCATAATGGCACCTAGATATGATCTACTTGGTATTGGGATGGATGGAAATTTTTTCTAGATTTTGCATTTGAAAATATAAGATTTTTATATATATCCAAATAAGGAGTGTAAAAAATGTACTTGGAGGAACCAAAAGAAAGCATATGAGTATTTAATGTGTTAGATTTTATCGAAATGATAGATTTTTCACTGACAAGGCAGTTCTTCGAAAAAGGTATATAACAATGAATAAgggaaatttaatatttatagtgATTTGGATAACTTATTAGATTTTTTGGAAAATGAATTTGATAACATAATAGATGAAGATATATAATAAAGTGTTTGGTACTAAAACAACTAGAGTAGAGTTTTGCACTTAAgagattattatttataattaaatttacgCACTTCAATTGGGTTTTGAACCCAGTGGATTATATGAGATTGTTTAATGCTTTCTTGAGTTTGGTTTAGTTGTTTCTTATTTAAGTTGGAAAATGTTCCTTGATTGGAGGTTGGTAAGGCGCTAGCTCTTTATTTATAAGTGTTGGACCACTCCTGAAGtggtttctatttatttattttttattactaatgattttttttatttataattaaatgttgTTTCAACTTTGGTGTTAGAAGCCAAGTTAAACCATCTCTATGAGAAAGAATGAAGAGGAAAAAACTAACCAAAAAGTGAATTCATGTAACATATTattctttaatttgtttttttgtattatttaagttattttattatgaatcatatcctactattttttattcagaaaatcataaaatcacaaaaatatagcgtgatcatgatttttttttaaatatattaaaatattcattatcgtgatgatttaaaaatacaaatatttaatctAATGCCTTATAAATCTTAGATcctttaaaatatgtttatagtttttttttcattggttTACTGactaataataatgatgattgtaagtaaatatttgaaagggtaagtgaaattaaatatatttataaagttatTTACTAATTAACATATCTTTTGAATGAATAGGCTAAAATGAAAAGGTTCTTAAAGCATGAAATTTGATAACTAATGAGGTAAGttaagtcttttttttttttgttcaataATTTAACATTGGGTCTTCTATTtatgatatttaaataaataaaaacttatttcaacACAAAATCTAAACTTACAAGAAAATTACATTTTGGTCCATTAAAAAAaggttatttatataatttgttatcatattttagtttttactaataaaaattgTGATTCATCTCATTGTTTCTGCAAGTGTAGTTCTACAATTAGCATGAATGTACAAAGAAAATAAACTTTGATctatattataaatttcaatttacagaactgaaaaaaaaatagaaagtgtTTTTTAATATATGCCCATGAGTTTTTTCTTGATTCCTCATGTCCTTTATTGCAATTTTTTCTTTCGATAAATTAATTGAAGTTATGGTATAAAAAGTTGCCtagtatttataaaaaaattaataatcagTTGTTATGAAATTCTTATACtattgagaaagaaaaggttGCACCTTTTCTTATGTTGATTCTACCTTTACATAAATGATTCTTGTAAGAAAattgaaacttttttttatttcattcaaTGCATGTGATTAAGAGCCATCAATTAATCCAAAACAATGCTGTGTATTTATATGTAgcaaaaaagtaaaataagtcCAGGTAGAAAAGGTTGATtgagaaattgaagaacaatAGTAAAGCACATCTAAACACAAttacaaattaataaattacCTTTATGAAGGAAGAGAACAAAATTTCATTTAACACAAAATAAAGTAttagaaattgaattttaaatctaactcaaccttataaaactggTTTATAAAGTTTGTAACTACTTATATCTCTAATCGATTTGGGATCTTCAATATACATCTCACACGTCGAAATTTGTCAACTTGTGTGTGAGAGTATATATCTATGGGTGATCCGATAACGATCAGCTTGTACgtgagattatatatttattgatgGTTCGATAGCGGTCTGATAACGAGTGACTTGATAAActtcacaaacttttattataataaacttTAATTGACTCTAATACCATTTTAGAATGTAGagtttaaatttaactcaactttataGAATTAACTcaaatgtttttatctttaatttacgTGTATCTCTACCAATCATAAAATTTGATGGAGGATCATAagaaactaaattagatacatGTAAATTTGTATATTACCTCTTCATCTAATTGTCTATAACTATAATATCCTCGATTGCTCTAAGATTTCTCGCAAGTTGGGTGCCATAAAAACACCCTCTGGATCATAGTAATATATAAAAGTCTACTACCTGTTGATTGATGGTCTTTTCCTTTTTATAGCATCTTCCCATCACCTCTCTTTCTGAGGAATTATATAATAACATATTCACATGACAACTAACATTCAAATTCCACACTCATCcgagataaaaatatatttaaaaatttccaCAACAATATATGACCAAGTAATATCTCACAAATCAAAAAAATTTTCatgtaaatttaatataaatatagaaaataactaaaagaatataaaattacTTTCTCATCAAATTTTATCAaactaaatgttttttttttagttaaatatctgaacaacatgatcgaacaTCTAATTAATCACAATCCAACAGTACAATATACATAATCTAAAATCTACATATTTTACATCAATAGAAGAATAGtgttattaacaaaattattattgaaaattttaaattgtaattattGGCCATGGAAGAAATAAGGTGAAATAGAAGGAATACTAATTTCTGAAACATTATAAAGAAAATGGAGTTTAATGCACATTTATTTCTCGATATTGGAAGAAGATAATGACTTTAATGTGTCATAAATGAACATTTAAATTCTTGCATTCAATTACTTAACTTATTACGCATTCATTTATTctatcttttactttttttccccttaatataagataaattttagagagaaattgaTCATTTGTATAAGACATTttataaattgtatatttttcttCCAAGTTTGTTTCCATTAAGTAATTACGAGtatatatcttttttattaataaagtgtgaaaagataattttaaaagtaattaatgtAATGCTTATCTTTTATTCTTATGTTAATAGATAGATATAATAATGTATAATATACTTACAATTagaaaattaagtaaaaaaaaatatgtttatatatcTCTATCAAAATAAGTTAGGAAATTACTATTACGTAGCTCCTTAGCTAACACCTCCACTATCATGTGTATTGTATACTATTACAACAATTcatacatatttttaaattgatacaTTATTCTCAACATAATATGCATAAATCAAATTACAATTAAATTATCTGCAACTAAACATGCAAAAATTCtcaaactattttaattttaaagaaaaaaattgttaatttttatttattttttaaaaattttaagaacgcacttattaataattttataatatattcttatattattttaagttttaaataattcatGCATGCATACTATGTAtgtgtcgataaaaaaaataagaaattgtagaacttttatattataatttaaaaaaatattatatttctttcttcGTGAAAAAATAGCTTTAAAGACAAATAAAGAGTAATAGATGACTAATTcactttaattttcatttaatgtTCTGATTTAAAtggtattttattttaagttataattatgaataattagttatataaataaataatttaattatgaatAAGTGATTGTGAAAGCaaaatttcatttgaaaaagTGTTAGAAAGAAATCATAATGTTTcaaatttatgtattttgagagagaaaaagagaaaaaaaaattaattgtgcTAAGAATGTGATAAAAAGAAggagaaacaaatttaaaaaatataagataaatataaaatgtgtgtttgtgggcggatctaaaatatataattttaaacataCATCTACTTAATGTTTGCATATATAATATGCAATTCATTGAAACTTAAATTTTCCATAAAcatgtatatataaaaacaaaatgttaagaaaataaaatgatttttcaacTAATATATATTTGTTGTTGTTACTTGTACCATCATTTTTTCACATATATAGGAACATGATAACAATTTATTTAAACACTCATTggtgaattaattattttagacaAATCACATATAGAATGCAATCTACATATATAAATCACatcacacttttttttaattgaagttcatcaaaacaaattaaacatGAATTACTTATATTAAAGAATACATAAATCTTCAATTACATTTCAATTATTCAAGGTAATTTATCATACTGAACGACTTTTAAAAGACTTGTATTAAATATCTCTCCCCAGAGACTAACACTTGATTCATCATAAGTATATTGCAAATCTATCATTGGCTTTTTATGTTATGGTAGTTCATTGTACCTACTTTGTAATAGTTTGATGCAAACACTTCTTTCGATGTCTCCTCACTTTATATATTAATCTATGTGATCAGATAATCAGTAAGATGTGATATATCTTTTTATAATGAGTTTTGTGCTTAATACTAAGATCTATTAAGATCACAATATCAACCTAGATACCACTCACAACACACTTGCCGAtctctaaaaaaaaaactcataacaCACTCTTAAAAGGGTTATAACACACTTAAAAAAGATCACACGTATGCAAATGTCATAATATGCCCATAAATATTTGTAACATACTCATAAAGAACCATCAAATAAACCACATGCGATATATAAAACCAAGTATATCATACactttttttatacatattCATGCTTCTCATAATCATCACTAGTCTCACATGCATATAtaaacacacacacaaatacTTATATAAATCATCAAAACAACAATTTATAAGAAGAGAGAGTTGATTATGTCTCTCCCTTGATAAAACGATCACTCAATTCTTGAACACCTATCACTTGAGTATGACCTCAACACTTAAGTGATGTTACTTGTAAAATCTAATAAGTTCCAAAAACATCAAGCACACTGCTTCATCAACacttgaataataatattatagcTAGAGCATCAACACTTAGTTGCATGAGCTCACATATTACTGGACCACATGTAACAGGTAACTCAAAGCTTGAGCAACATCTTTTCGTTTGAGCTTGCTTGCTTCAATGGAgaaaattactctcaatccttCTGACTTAAATCTGAAGTTATAACTTGATAGATATTTTATGTGTTTAAAAGATACTTCAAACTACAAATTAGAGACCAATATAACTATATCACCTTCTTACTTTCAAAATCATAATATTTCAAGCTTTCATAGTTATGAACATATAATATATGATCACACTTCaacttatattaaattttaaatcaccCCAAGTTCACAAATCTAAACAATATAGTAATAAATAgatgttataattaaaacatCATTTGTGTATTTCTAGAATATTACCATGTtccaagattaaaaaaaaaattatgaaacaaAACATTGAGGTATATAACTTATTTATTGACATTTCATTCTCTatctatttcaaattttatctttaaaaaaataattttatattaccaatattatttttaatgtaagGTAAATATCTTAAGGTACTCTTAAAGTGGCCTTTTACGTATTCGAATATGGATTCACTATTGTTACGAAGATAAACTTGATTAGGAATGAGTTTTGAAGTAAAAAGTAGCCCAAATTCCATTgtagaaaaatgtttttagGGTATTTGTAAGAGGAGAAGTGGTGAAAAATTAcgaacaaaatttaaaaaacatttaagaaTGTGATAGAGTGTTGCTATTATTTATCAAAACATAGAAAAACAAGCACGCACCTTGGAAGCCCATTAGGTGCTACATCGAAACTCTCAAAGCAAAGTACCATTCAAAGCAAAATAACATTCAAAAGAGGCAAATTAAGaatcacaagaaaaaaaaaataactctaaTTCAGTCCTACTAACTTCTACATtcatttttatgaaatttttttatcttttattgatgtacaatttttaatatatccCAATATATCGAGACTGTTAACTcgtatatgtaaaaaaatatatatttatgaatggGACGATAGGAGTAACTTAATAAGCCTAacaaattttcattaaaattgattttaaaagacTCTAATATCACattaaacactacaagaaaatcatgaaatagaaaccaatatttagaaaccaaaataattagttgcaatagtaactaaattagataccattttagaaactaaacaaaaaattggtttctaaattagtttctattattgttaaatagtttttaaattggtatctaattagcaactaaagttttaactaccaaataTTTAGTTTCTagatttggtctctaaaaccttggtggctaattagatatcaatttagaaactatttaacaataatagaaaataatataaactaatttagaaaccaatttttagtttagtttctaaaatagtctctaatttagttactattgcaactaattattttggtctctaaaaattggtttctatttcatgattttcttgtagtgaaaaaataaactttaaacctaatttaaagttaaaaaatcaacttataaaataagatttaaacATTTATATACTACGATATGTCAATATATATCTAATCGAGATAcgaaattaaagaaaacttgcaaaatatataaaagagatAACAAAGAAACCTTGAATTTCCAACTTGAAATAAAAGGTATCCCAACATTGATTATGCTGAATACAAATGAAAAAAGCTTCTTTTAAAAGGGCAATTACTCTGCAGGAACAGAAGGGGTGGGAATAACTTCATTAGCAATAAGAAGGTATTCTGGGTCATCAAGCCAAAGCACTGCAAGATGAACAGGGGAAGTGCAGAGTCTATGAACTGCTTCAACTCTCCAAACGGTGTCTTCAGCTTCACGCCAACTGAACATAGCATTCAATGGCTTCTCTTCATTGTCACTTCCAAATCTCGACTTATCCCATTCTTTGCAGAGTTTCTGTGTTAGATAATGCAATGGTTGTCCGTACAATGTCTTCAAGGTTTTCGCCAAACCCTTCCAGCTCACAACCACCATCTCCTTTGAACCATGCCTTGGAATActcttcttctccatcttctctTGATATTCCTTCGCAAGCTCTAACAAAGCCTCTGCAATCATTTTaatttcttctattttattttttctatttctcatACATTCTCatacatattataaaaaatctaaagtaata comes from the Phaseolus vulgaris cultivar G19833 chromosome 8, P. vulgaris v2.0, whole genome shotgun sequence genome and includes:
- the LOC137823454 gene encoding protein RDM1-like; this translates as MIAEALLELAKEYQEKMEKKSIPRHGSKEMVVVSWKGLAKTLKTLYGQPLHYLTQKLCKEWDKSRFGSDNEEKPLNAMFSWREAEDTVWRVEAVHRLCTSPVHLAVLWLDDPEYLLIANEVIPTPSVPAE